The DNA segment AGGAAATGGCCACATGTAAACAAAGATGCAGGGTCCAAAGAACAAAACCACCACAGTGATGTGTGCTGACAGAGTAGAGAGGGCCTTGTGCAAACCATCTGAAGAGCGCTTCCATACAGTGACCAGAATGAAAACATAGGAGATGATCAACAAGAAGAAAGTGCCCATGGATATGAACCCACTGTTGGCAGTGACCATGAATTCCATTCTGTAGGAATCTATGCAGGCAAGTTTGATAAACCAAGGAAGGTCACAGTAAAAACTGTCAATTTCATTAGGACCACAGAAAGGCAAATGGATCACAAAAGCTAACTGGACCACTGAGTGAATGAGGCCAATAGCCCAAGCACCACACAGAAGCAAAAGGCACACCCATGGGCTCATGATGGTCAGGTAGTGCAGGGGCTTACATATGGCCACATAGCGATCAAAGGCCATGGCAGTGAGCAGCACCATCTCAgatgcacccagggtgtgaaggacaaaTATCTGGGTGACACATGCCTGGAAGGATATGGTTTTGTGCCCAGAGTACAGATCAGAGATCATCTTAGGCACTGTTAAGGTAGAAAgacacaaatcaataaatgagAGGTTGGCTAAAAGGAAGTACATGGGGGAATGTAGATGAGGGTCAAAGGTCACTGCAAACACAACAAGGAGATTCCCTAGAACAATTGTTACATAAAACACTGTAGAGAAGGCAAGGAGGAAATGCTGCACTGGTCTAGAGGTAGAAAGACCCAGGAAAACAAATTCAGACACCAAAGAGTCATTTCTTTCATACATTGGCTTTTTCTGATGATACCTAAAATCCAGAAACAAAATAACCAAAGAATTTATCAAATGtcaatatttaaagaaacagatttaagcTTTTATCAAATTcagtttatgaagaaaaaaaatcttcactaaCAGCCATTAATATGTTATGAAaatatgaattaatttatttctttaagtaaTTCAACTAATGAGTATAACTCATATCCTAATGAGTATCTATTATACCTAAGTCCAATGTCAAGTTCTGAGGTGAAACAGAAATTCTGACTTTTGAAGTTTTAAAGGTTCGATCTGGATGGGTAGATACAGGTAGATCAAcattaaataactttaaatacaGATACATCTCTGACAACTAATTTGAAGGAAATATCAGAGGGCTATGATAATGTGACATATCACCATCATGATTAGTTAGGCTCTGTAAAATATAAGTTATCACTGAAAGTAAGTAGAGTAGTCCAGACTTTGGAAATgccatgtgcaaaggccctgagacacAGGAGAGGGGGACAGGAATATGAATGACTAAAATCAGCCTGGAGAAATAGGTCAAATAGGATGAAATCTTGGATCCATGATAAGAATTTTGCCTTTTACCCTAAGAGCAGTAGGAAATCTTGGGGGATATTCAGCAGATCATATTTCTGTTTTCAGAGAGTTATAAAAATCTCAATGTAAAGAATGGAAGGAGAGGGCCAGAATAAACAAGTAACCTCAAGAGACTACTGAAGAATCCTATAACACCAGTGTGGACAGGGTGAATTATTCAATCAATGGTGTTGGCACAACAGGTAAATTTGTAAATACATAGATTATTGCCTCTCATGATAAACTCGAGAGtttcaaaatgatatttaaaCATCAAAAGGGTaacaaaccaaaagaaagaaaaataatattttaacaaacatttaacaTCTAAAATTCATTCTAAGAATATCTAGGTAACAAATGAGGGAGGAAAAATAGTTGGCACTATCCATAATATTCAGTTCTTAGCATACTTAGATATAGGTATATGTACAAAGTTTACATACATAGCTACATAGATAtcttatatagatatataagcactataaaataacaattaaaaacacACTGAAAAACAAGTTATAAAATATCAGACAGATGACTAATATTTCTATGATGAAATCAGTTCCTTCAGATAGATAAAGATAGAAAGCGTGGTATACGAAATTTACAACAAGAAAAACATAAGACAACTGACACAGAAGAAGTCCTAATAGCTGATAGTCATatgaaaagtaaaactgtcactagttattcaaagaaatgtaaataagaTTGCGTTGGGTGCTATTCTGAATTAATAAATTTCAAAGGTTTAAAAAATTGATGAAATCATGCATGAGACCATGAGGAAAAAGTCACATTCATACACtgataaagataaaaaaattcaatttgttTAGAAGGTACTTTAGAAATAGATACCTAAACTTCAAAATTTTCACTATTTATGACTAAgtaaaaacacatacacaatactatataaaaaaatagataagcagCAATAACTGTTCCATAGCAAAgacaactatatttaatatcttgcaataatttctaatggaaaagaatcttccaaagaaaatatatgtgtgtgtatatatatatatatatatatatatatatatatgaatgaatcactttgctgtaaacctaaaatatacaaaatggttaatcaactatacttcaatagaaaagaaaaattttttagtaTATTAAAACTAGATAAACTAACAAGCTACAAGAGGCATCAatgataaaaaaatataaaaagaaaatttacaaataacatAAATGTCTGCAAtggagcatgctgctgctgctgctaagtcacttcagttgtgtccgactctctgcaaccccatagacggcagcccaccaggctcccccattcctgggattctccaggcaagaacactggtgtgggttgccatttccttctccagtgcatgaaagtgaaaagtgaaagtgaagttgctcagtcgtgtccaactcttagcgaccccatggactgcagcctaccaggctcctctgtccatgggattttccaggcaagagtactggagtggggtgtcactgccttctccgcaaTGGAGTATATTCATAGTTAATTGAATATGAATTAAATATTCATAGTTCTTTCATCTTGGGAGAGGATTATTACTCATATATAGGATAAAATTCATTGCTATGAAATATATGaataacagacatttaaaaactgaGTTCACAAGAAAGATATACAGGAAacccatttttaaaacttacatgtctaagaagaaaatagaaaatgtatatCTTTAATTCTTATCACTAAATTGTTCCTCTCCAGGCTTATATGCATTTATTCGTTTGAGTCATAAGAGACTGTTCTTTCAGTCAGTTCATATTAGATCAAATATCAATTTTATAGAGTTCAACCTAATATACATGctatttttttagacataatattAAACTATTGTATCTTGAAACAAACCAAATTACTGATGCTTGTTCCACATTTGAATTGAATACCAGGAGTCCCCCACTTGCACTGCCACCACTAAGCTTTCCTCCAGGCCCCACACCACTAATACCCACGCTCTCTTGTCACTCCTCTCTTGGCACTCCACACCATGCCTGGGCTCTCCCATGGACACAACTCTCACTGCCTCAGTGAGAAAGCAGCATAATCTGGTTGGAGCCCTTTGAAACTGTTATAGCCAAGAAGAGACATGCAGGCAGCCAGGCCAGTGAGGAAAGACATTGTGAGGGTAATGATTGTGCAGCGGGTCTTGTAGACAAAGGAAACACTGCAGGGGTGGTGCCAGGAAGCCCTGATACAGGGGCAGTGACTGGAGGATTTTGTAgccaatatcagaaaaaaatagaattggaCTGAGCAAGAGAGAATGAATGGGATAATCATCAGAGTTAACTGCAGTGGGTGTGACATTTCAAAGGAGCTATAATCAAATCTCTATCTAAAGGCTTTGATCATGCAATATGtagatttgaaaatatacattatcTGGTATACAAAACAATCTATATTCACTTTGTTTCcatatgtaaaaaaatatttaaagctgtTTCAAAGACcaataaaaggtcagttttttttaagtagtaattaaaattttttattgatagTAAGAAAATTAGgtgattattttttcctgtttttctctttaattatcaATGAACGGATAAAGcaaatgtgatacacacacacaacacacaaacaccaacataatatttaaattaaaaaaacaaaaatttcctgCCATTTCCAACAAGCACAAGAGCAACTTATGATTAAACATGGagaaagtgaaataagccagtcgcAGAAAGCAAAACACTGTCATACATGAGACATCATAGCAATTCAGAAATGGAGTTAAATTTAATGGTGCATGAAAATTCAGGTACTGTTCTCATGAGTAATCATAAGGTTATCATCatgtagttgctgctgctgctaaattgcttcagtcgtgtccgactctgtgcgaccgcatagacggcagcccaccaggctcccctgttcctgggattctccaggcaagaacactggagtgggttgccatttccttctccagtgcatgaaagtgaaaagtgaaagtgaagttactcagtcgtgtcctactcttagcgatcccatggactgcagcccaccaggctcctctgtccatgggattttccaggcaagagtactggagtgggttgccattgccttctctgatcatcAACTAGATGTGAAGTCAAAAGTATTAGAGTAAGATATTTGGGTATGTATATTCATAGTCAAGTATTAATTCCTACAAAAATTGTTACATGATGATCAGTACTATGTCTTAAATTGG comes from the Budorcas taxicolor isolate Tak-1 chromosome 10, Takin1.1, whole genome shotgun sequence genome and includes:
- the LOC128054060 gene encoding olfactory receptor 4F6-like; protein product: MYERNDSLVSEFVFLGLSTSRPVQHFLLAFSTVFYVTIVLGNLLVVFAVTFDPHLHSPMYFLLANLSFIDLCLSTLTVPKMISDLYSGHKTISFQACVTQIFVLHTLGASEMVLLTAMAFDRYVAICKPLHYLTIMSPWVCLLLLCGAWAIGLIHSVVQLAFVIHLPFCGPNEIDSFYCDLPWFIKLACIDSYRMEFMVTANSGFISMGTFFLLIISYVFILVTVWKRSSDGLHKALSTLSAHITVVVLFFGPCIFVYMWPFPLVTVDKFLAILDFLVTPILNPAIYTLRNKDMKMAMRRLCSQFLSWKIS